Part of the Flavobacterium sp. KS-LB2 genome is shown below.
TCAAAGTCGGAGACTTTGCGGAGCGGTACCTTGCAGGTTGTTTACATCGCAACTATTTTTCTCGTTTATTAACTTTCAATATAAATCCAGGCCGTTATACCAGATTGCAATTTTATTTGAACTCTTTTATAAGCATTAGATTCAAATTGATCTGCTTTTAGGAGATCTTCGTTGGTTACAGTAAAAGCGATACCATTTATTGCATCCGAAGGATTTTCACTGGGAATGGCTACAAAATAATCTTCCATTCCAAATTCTTCTTCTATTTGAAAATCTTTTAGTTTGTATCCTAAAAGCTGGTCCTCAGTTCCGCTTAATAGTTTATTAAAAACCTGCATTTGAATTTCTTTTGACTGCAATGTACCGTAGGAGAATAGCTGTTCCATAAATAGTGTTTTTCTAGTTATTTGTCTGCGTTAGGGATGGGAGCGGCATCCTTTTTTATGGCTTTTTCTGCCATGAAAAAGATATAGCGGACAGCCCGACCCTTGGGGAACGCCCAAATTATGCTTTTGTTATAGTTTGAAATAATCAATATACGTATTTAAATCCTTATCGCCACGACCGGAAAGGTTGATGACCACAATATCCTCTGGCTTGAAT
Proteins encoded:
- a CDS encoding gamma-glutamylcyclotransferase family protein produces the protein MEQLFSYGTLQSKEIQMQVFNKLLSGTEDQLLGYKLKDFQIEEEFGMEDYFVAIPSENPSDAINGIAFTVTNEDLLKADQFESNAYKRVQIKLQSGITAWIYIES